One Brassica napus cultivar Da-Ae chromosome C4, Da-Ae, whole genome shotgun sequence genomic region harbors:
- the LOC125586269 gene encoding F-box/kelch-repeat protein At3g27150-like: MLLKVLFWNLREMMSKEMAKINPDMLMLSDDQTPKIGASLSQSKRRKIAIVGIKPNIPDLNVKPCYDSDEEEKGEITKTFPNLAGLKSHDGCYVNHMLLYELEVEIFARFPCFEYWKLQFLNKKFLQLLKSGEIFRVRQEKGLVKPYVILHSGADSNWEMFDKDFKTIQKLPKVPSSDYCFFHSDKETISVGTQLIVIGREIEGIVVFRYELENHKWFKGPSMITPRVMYGSASHGKTAFFAGGIQKDDNENPIVVRTVEKYNADTKSWTMINGMHKARKFSSGCFLRGKFYVLGGRDENDKHLTCGESYDETTNSWELIPDMLKDMTFIIPSQSPPLIAVVDDNLYMLETSLNELRVYDINTNIWKKLGVVPVSANTTFGWGTAFKSMGDRLLVVGTSHSWHRKAIVYSCRPSPDVEEQHWEELKYWCTGAELPPFIHNCCVMFA; this comes from the coding sequence ATGTTACTCAAAGTATTATTTTGGAATTTACGGGAAATGATGTCAAAAGAGATGGCTAAAATAAATCCAGATATGCTAATGCTAAGTGATGATCAGACTCCTAAGATTGGAGCTAGCTTGAGCCAATCTAAACGAAGGAAGATTGCAATTGTTGGCATTAAACCCAACATACCTGACCTGAATGTGAAACCTTGTTATGATTCTGATGaggaagaaaaaggagaaattACAAAAACATTTCCGAATCTTGCAGGTTTAAAATCTCATGATGGATGTTATGTTAATCATATGCTTTTGTACGAGCTTGAGGTCGAGATCTTTGCTCGTTTTCCATGCTTTGAATACTGGAAACTGCAGTTTCTTAACAAGAAATTTTTGCAGTTGTTAAAAAGTGGTGAAATTTTCAGGGTGAGACAAGAAAAAGGCCTTGTGAAACCCTACGTGATTTTGCATTCAGGGGCTGATTCAAATTGGGAAATGTTTGATAAGGATTTTAAAACCATTCAGAAACTTcctaaagttccttcttctgactATTGCTTTTTCCACAGCGATAAGGAAACAATTAGTGTGGGTACTCAGTTAATTGTCATTGGAAGAGAAATAGAGGGAATTGTGGTGTTTCGCTACGAGCTAGAGAATCATAAGTGGTTCAAAGGTCCTTCAATGATCACACCGAGGGTCATGTACGGTTCTGCTAGCCATGGAAAAACCGCATTTTTTGCAGGAGGCATTCAAAAGGATGACAATGAGAACCCTATAGTTGTTCGAACCGTAGAAAAGTATAATGCTGATACAAAAAGTTGGACTATGATTAATGGAATGCATAAAGCAAGGAAGTTCAGCTCAGGATGTTTCTTGCGTGGAAAGTTTTATGTCCTCGGTGGCCGAGATGAGAATGATAAACACCTCACTTGTGGAGAAAGTTATGATGAGACCACAAATTCTTGGGAGTTGATACCTGACATGTTAAAGGACATGACATTCATTATTCCTTCCCAATCTCCGCCTCTTATAGCTGTGGTTGATGACAATCTATACATGTTGGAGACATCTTTGAACGAGCTTCGCGTATATGATATAAACACAAATATTTGGAAGAAACTTGGTGTTGTCCCTGTGAGCGCAAACACTACCTTTGGTTGGGGGACTGCGTTTAAATCTATGGGAGATAGACTTCTGGTTGTTGGAACTTCTCACTCTTGGCATAGGAAAGCAATAGTCTACTCATGCCgtccttctccagacgtggaagaGCAGCACTGGGAAGAATTAAAATATTGGTGCACTGGTGCTGAGCTCCCACCGTTTATTCATAACTGTTGTGTTATGTTTGCTTAA